From a region of the Cygnus atratus isolate AKBS03 ecotype Queensland, Australia chromosome 3, CAtr_DNAZoo_HiC_assembly, whole genome shotgun sequence genome:
- the VGLL2 gene encoding transcription cofactor vestigial-like protein 2 has product MSCLDVMYQVYGPPQAYFAAAYSPYPQKLAFYSKMQEAPESGSSASTSSSFSGHAAASIKEEDCSPEKERPPEAEYISSRCVLFTYFQGDISAVVDEHFSRALSQPSSFSLGSAKARNAGSWRARRYSFCGGSLLS; this is encoded by the exons ATGAGCTGCCTGGATGTTATGTACCAAGTGTACGGGCCGCCCCAGGCGTACTTCGCGGCAGCCTACAGCCCCTATCCCCAG AAACTCGCCTTTTACTCCAAAATGCAAGAAGCCCCGGAGAGCGGCAGCAGCGCCAGTACCAGCAGCTCCTTCTCCGGCCACGCCGCCGCCAGCATCAAGGAGGAGGACTGCAGCCCCGAGAAGGAGCGACCCCCCGAGGCCGAGTACATCAGCTCCCGCTGCGTGCTCTTCACCTACTTCCAGGGAGACATCAGCGCCGTGGTGGACGAGCACTTCAGCCGGGCCCtcagccagcccagcagcttCTCCCTCGGCAGCGCCAAGGCGAGGAACGCCGGCTCCTGGCGGG CTCGACGTTACTCCTTCTGTGGTGGATCCCTTCTGAGCTGA